A genomic stretch from Setaria italica strain Yugu1 chromosome VII, Setaria_italica_v2.0, whole genome shotgun sequence includes:
- the LOC105914727 gene encoding uncharacterized protein LOC105914727: MSDSLVRVSRRVGWGARRPLQRSIPRDAPAARGNRPCRRRLPGAPKVPGLRPPARPTTVHTPSRAADQQKPFRIRPGRIAGPHPLPSRQFQALFDSLFKVLFIFPSRYLFAIGLSPVFSLGRSLPPDLGCIPKQPDSLTAPRGETGSGPDGALTLPGVPFQGTWARSVSEDASPDYNSSSEATRFSSWAVPGSLAVTRGILVSFFSSAYLYA, from the coding sequence ATGTCAGACTCCTTGGTCCGTGTTTCAAGACGGGTCGGATGGGGAGCCCGCAGGCCGTTGCAGCGCAGCATCCCGAGGGATGCGCCTGCGGCGCGCGGTAACCGGCCGTGCCGACGACGGCTGCCGGGGGCACCTAAGGTCCCCGGGCttaggccgccggcgcggccgacaACAGTCCACACCCCGAGCCGAGCGGCGGACCAGCAAAAGCCGTTCCGCATACGACCGGGGCGCATCGCCGGCCCCCATCCGCTTCCCTCCCGGCAATTTCAAGCACTCTTTGACTCTCTTTTCAAAGTCCTTTTCATCTTTCCCTCGCGGTACTTGTTCGCTATCGGTCTCTCGCCTGTATTTAGCCTTGGACGGAGTTTACCGCCCGATTTGGGCTGCATTCCCAAACAACCCGACTCGTTGACGGCGCCTCGTGGTGAGACAGGGTCCGGGCCGGACGGGGCTCTCACCCTCCCAGGCGTCCCTTTCCAGGGAACTTGGGCCCGGTCCGTCTCTGAGGACGCCTCTCCAGACTACAATTCGAGTAGCGAAGCTACCCGATTCTCAAGCTGGGCTGTTCCCGGTTCGCTCGCCGTTACTAGGGGAATCCTTGTAAGTTTCTTCTCCTCCGCTTATTTATATGCTTAA